In Lycium ferocissimum isolate CSIRO_LF1 chromosome 3, AGI_CSIRO_Lferr_CH_V1, whole genome shotgun sequence, the genomic window tggaaaaaagatATTATTTGGAAGGGAAAAGATATTCAAATTTGAATACACTTGCTGCAACTTTGAAAGGAAGGTGTTGGATTTACACTACAATATGAAAATATGAGATGCTGGAAAATATCTTTTGGGTGCTCaaatagaaaagaaatataCAAGGATTATTATAGGCCGGACGATGTAATCTGCAAAGATATTTGCAAGTTTGATTAAAAGATCCATCATTAAGGAATTAAAGGAAAGTACTAGAATGGTCAAAGATAGATAGGTGCTACGTGACATGTGATCTAGTATTAAGTTGATGAAGGAAAGATAGATATTGTAAGAAAGGAGCATAATTGTCAAAGCTCTAGTATGGAAAGGAATACCTGCCAAGATGCAAGGAAAAGATAATTTTGGATAATGCCAACAATTATGGAAGAGGGTCTGCTAAGAAGGAAATACAATTAGAAGCCTTGATTCAAAGAAGACAAAATAGAAGGAAAGAAATCTTCTATTCTACGAGAACAGATTATACATGGAATGAGAATTCCTTCTCCATCAATATCAAATCTGGAAGCGTGAATCAAGGAGAGCATTCAAAGGAACGTTGGAGAAGAAGTCAACAGCAAAGgaaattcttttccaaaattAGAAGACAGTTCAACGGCTAGAATATTGAAGACCAAGTATAAAAGGAGAAGACGCTGCAACATTCAAAGTACGTAAACACTTACACTTATACTTTTCGTCTCAACCTTCTCAAGTTCtttgctctacttttcataagcattgtaaTCCCGAGTGACTTCATCgtgtaaacaaaaaagagaggagagatatAGTATAGTTAGTGAGGCTTTGTATTGAGAGGTTGTGTCATTATTCGTTTCTttggtgagcgagtgaaaaccaaagagtcgttgttggtgagcgagtgaaaacCAAAGAGTCGTTGTTGGTGAGCGAGCGAAAAACCAACTTTGTGCATTGTTGGTGAGcgtgtcaaaaccaacccttGTTCGTTGTTGGTGAGCGAGTAAAAACCAACTTTGTAAACGTTGATGGTGAACGAGAAAAATCACAAAGGTTGTACTCAACTCAAACTACAATGAGCTTAAAGAGATAACCtccttgcaacccaaggggactggatTAGGATACCACATTGGTTCTGAACCAGTATAAAAATTTCTggtgtcatttattttattgctcTCATATTATAATCTGCACCCTTGCTATTTGTTGTGGTTTATACTCATGCAAATCGAAGGACTAACAATTTTGTGCAGGCTATCTCGCTATCGGCCGACCGAACTAAACAAAGTAATCGAGACCAAACAAGAGTCTAACTAGATTTTTAATAGCTTACAATTCACCCCCTCTCTTGTACTTTCATATATCAAACAAAGAGGCAGTGTTTTCATAGCAATATGTGTCGTATTATGCGCTTAAAAGTTTGTACTTCACTTTGACTATTTAGAAAAATTACACGGAAACTATCGTCTATTCAAATAACGAAAATGACATTATTATCTAGTTTCTAGGAAAGAAACATCTTCAAGAATCTGTCGTATTCGAACAATCGTGATTGATTTGCTAGCTTATATGCCTCAAAATGGATAAGGACATTATttattgaaaatgaaaattaCTTAAAAAGGGAAAGATGAATAGATGCTGAATGAGCACCTGATAAGTGCACATCACATCACAATTACATATTAAATTTTTCACGATTCAGACGAATAAAATCAACATAAAATATAAACACTCAAATATCACAAGAACTAAGTGGGTCTGATGTACACAATTATGgtattatttttccaaataccAATTCTCGTGAATCACGTCAAGAGAAAAGTATCGCACAAGTTTGAGGACCTTGAACAAAGTAATGGAAAATAGAGtttaatttttatgtacaaaCAATTAaaaactcatcataatatgaaaatatatttGCATTTATTACGGAAACAATGtattgcccccccccccccccctcccaatATAATGGTAAGACAGTGAAAGATGAATTCAATTACAATAATATTTTACGAAATTATCAGTTTACCACATTAAGTTTATAGGTTGACACATAATAATTGAATTGGATAAAGTGATTTGTTTTTGCAGGTAATTTACTGTAAAAACCACAATTATGTTAGATATGCCTTAACGCTTAATATGCATTCTGCAACTTAGAAATTGCGCTGGTCAAAAATTTTGTGGTCAGATGATCAAAATTAAGatgtgctgcccaaatttttaggTATGTTTTCTTTACCTAATTTGTGAATGTAACATTGGTTCTAAGATTTTTGAATAGTTAACTATATGTTTTCTTTACCTAATTTGTGAATGTAACATTGGTTCTAAGATTTTTGAATAGTTAACTACTAAAAGAACACCTATCTTAGAACTAAAACACAAAGAAACCAAACTCCATTACTGGACAGAATTTCTTCCTCTGAGCCTGGAATGAGAGTGAGCTTACTTTTTTGATGTAATCTTATTCTAGAAATATGCTTGTAGTGTAGTGATATTGAGAAAGGAGTGATATTTCTATCAGCATAATCAAAGAGTGTGgtctaaaaaatggaaaagtgaaaatctatttataACATCTCTCATCACTTGCTTAGGCATGACACAAATAGAATAGTCAATTCTCTTACAGCCAATTTCTACTGCTGGTTGAGAAGAAAATGTTAGTCTAACATAATTGACCACATACATTCTATTAATCTATTCTATTAAGATTTGATTCGTATTTTTCTCTCTTCACATTCACAAATTAATATAGAGGAACAGGTGAAATTTAGAtagaaatttatgatcaaaaaataaatatcactAAATTAAATTCGTGGTACTGCAGTCCAAATTATGGACTTCTTTAAAGGCGGAGGGATGGATGAAGTTTAGATAGACATTTAtgatcaaaaaataaatcaCTAAATTAAATTCGAGATACTGCTGTTCAAACTATGGACTTCTTTGAAGGCCACTACTCAATTCTCAGTGTCAAGCTTCCGCAAATCTAAACTGGAGTAACAACAAAGTTGGACAAAATTTCTAACATCGAACATCATAATCCAAATATTATATCAAGGCAGAGGAATCTGCACAAGTTTGCTATGAAAGATAAAAACTGATATAGAGGAAGTATTTCATCATCTTTACATAACTGGGATGGGCAAAGTAAGAGTTAGTATTACATATCTATTGACTAGTATTGGACTGAATGTCATTACAGAATTGTTTCAAAATGGAACTGCTACTCTTTTTGAGTAGCAAAGAACCAGTTTACAATAAATAAAGGAATGCCGCTCACTAAACCATATAATGAACACCATGATCAAGCTTCCCTCATTTACAACCATTTCCAAATCCCAAGGCAGGATTTACTTTTGTTAACAGAATTAACTATCAACATACTACAGTTACAGTATTACTCGTATTTCTACTGAGGGTAGTACAAGTATACAATGAAATTACACATACAGATCAGAGGATGacacaaaagaaagaaaccAATCAGTTAATGGTTAATCTGCGATAAAGGAGATCTTGGGATTAGTGATGGCTTTACTTCCTTTACTTGGAATGACTCGAACGAGTTATTCTCCTGAAATTCCTCTCGAAGAGTTTCCATAGGCATGGCACGCAAAGATTCAATAGTCCCCTTGGTTGGAACATCTGGCTCGGACCTAATTGGAGTTGATCCAGTTGGCTCGTAATCCTGAGTCATTAATCAAAAGACATCTCCATTCAAAGTCCTATTTGTTAACTGGAAGAGTTTCACACACAGTTTTATTGTGTATAAAAGACAATATAAGATGCAAAAGGCAGCATTTCTTTTCTGCTCTTTTCAGCGAAGAGGAAAAAACACTGACTGCCAAGACGAAGACACTGTTTTGTATTGGAGAAGCCAACATTTACATAGTAGCTCCTAATTGTTATAATGGATTATGATAATCAACATACCATATATCTCCGCTGAAAAGTTTCAAGGGCCTTCTGTTCTATGGAAGTACACTGAGTAGTGTGATCATGCTCAAGTACTCCAAGGGTCTCTGAATGAGTGTTGGCAGTATCCAAAATGCCAGATATAGAGGCTCTCTCTTTCTCTGACAAGCCTGAGAATTAAACAGAAGAAATGTTATGCAAATAGCAACTGTAGCTATTAATGTAAAATGCTTCTCTAGTAGTTGTACAACTCTTGGCTTTCCCATCAATTGTATAAACTCTGTTATACTTAGAACACACTGGTTAAGACAAGGAGGAAGATCTACTTGAGATAAATTTGCGCGCATCAATAACATAGGAAACTTACCGTCAAAAGACTGAATGGCACCTTCACTATTCCTTGTTACGTCTTCTTCAGCAGCATCCTTTGTAGAGTCAAATTCAGTTACGTGTTGGTCATTACTGTCACATATATTCCTGCACCAGCAAAAAAGAATTGAAGGGTTGCACTAAGGAAATTCGATGTAGTCCTCAAGTTTCAGTCAAAGAAACAGCAAAAGCCGGTATTGGTATTAATGAAAGTTTTGTAAATTCAAATTTGATGTTCTGATTTTcatctttcttatatatatcttaaataaataaaatgttaaAGTTGCTTTAATCAAATCTCTTTAGAACAGACGGACGATAGCTCTTATCCATTAACAAAAAATAGAAGGCAATACACATTCAACTTCCACAAACTTAACAGTTACCAATATACAACTTATCTGCTCTTCAGTATCATGAAATCAGGCACCAAGCATATTAAAAACTAACCTGACAGCGGAATGCATTGTCAAGACATGTTGATTACCCATGTCATTAACTGATTCAATTGTACTTTGCCACTTCTTAGCAGCTGTTTCAGCAGTGCTTACACTGGATatggaaaaacaaaaaggaCTGTAAcagaaatacaaaaataaaagagaagctaaaatataataatagaaagaaaacaaaaagaaatggAGAGAAAGATAGAGATCCAAACAAAAACAATGGTCTGAGGATATTAAAGAAGGAAAATTCAAAAGACATCAGAAGCTTCTTTAAATCATACAAAAAGGCTGAAACTTGAAACAATAACAAGGTCAGTTTCCTACCACTTCTGCATTAGTAATTCCATCCGACAATGTTTAGCAGCTGAGAAATCAGCATTTTCTTTTGTGCAACTGCCTGCTTGCGCTGAATAATCCTGCCATTTTCTTTTTGCAACTGTTGTAATACCCTCCATAGATGATACATGCCCATCCAAGAATGTCTTATTTCCAGTAACAGTTTCTCTAAGATTGACAAGCCTTGTATCCACCTGCCAACTACAGTATAAGGAACCCAAAGGAAGAGATACCACCAATAACCACATGATTAAAATAGACGAACCAGCTCTTTTTGTCGATGCCTGTGACTGGAGACCAAGGTAGTCATATCAGCAATAAGCCTCTCTGCTTCTGCTCTTGATTGTTCCTGCAACAAACTCAAACATCAGCCACAGTTGGGacaatttttattcattcccACAGAATTTCAAAAGTATACCTCAAAGGCCGCCTCGAATTCAGCAATACACTTCATCTGGATCTCATCAACTGTTGACGCATGTCTATCAAGTCTTTTTGATTCTTCCATAAGCTTATCAAAAAATCCTTGAATTATCTGAGAGATATCCGTCAAATGCTCTGTACTATCATAAAATCTCTGCAGAATGAGAAATCTccgaatgaaaaacatgaaagaaaccTCAAAGGAATAGATAAAGGCTGAACTAACTGATTATATAGATAAAGTAAATGTTAAAACCTGACGAAGTTCGCCAGCAAAAAGTGCCATTTCTCCTTGGTGAGTTGAGAGAGTGCTCTGGAGTTCATCAAACAGGGAATTTGCTTCCACACCTTCCGCATCTAAAAACTGCATGACCGGAGGGAAAAGGGAAGTGTTCAATCCCACAACTGCATTGATCAGTATAATATATCCAAAACTGAAACACGTTAAGCGAAGGAACACGACAATCATTTCGTACTTCTTTAACATTTGTTGAATTAGAAGAAGCCAAAGCAGAAATCTCCTCCAGAGCAGCAGTAGAACCAGCTTTATGCAGTTTGACCACATTTTGCATAGCCTCTAAATGAGATACATACAAGGCCCTTGAAGCTCCAATTTTCCTCTTCAAATCTACCACAGCCTACAAGAAAAACTTGCACTAACAGTTTATAGAAATTGGATCTTCAACTAATCTGAAATTAACAAtgtgaaataaaagaaagaatgtcTGCACTAGAATATGGGTGTCACCTTATCATGTGATTCAAGAAAGTTGTGACAGAATTTCTCAACACACTGGAGGTGTTCATTTTGTCGACACACTGATGTTGCCACTGAGTTGGAAAGAAAACCAAGTTTCTTTGCAAGGTCAGTTTGGAAGTTGTTCGCCACTGACCTATTATCGGCACTCAGCTTGTCTACTCTGGCTGCAGAAAACCATATCAAAAGGAAATAATAACTGATCCGACAAGTCATTTACATTTTTGCAGATTCTGATTAGACGCCTTaccaattttcaaaaatagtgaAGCACTGTCTTGAAGTGATTTCTCCAACTGAGCTCGTAAAATACATGCTTGCTGAGCAAGGGCATTTTCTGTAAATATCAACATAAATTTAAGACCGAAGTACGTGTGAGATTCAAAACAAAAGGTGTACGTGTGAGATCCAAAACCAAAGGTCAGATCAACATACCAGCTTTTTTCTGTTCGCATATGATAAAATCCCGCTCCTTGAGGGTGTACTTGCTTTTTCTTAATTCTTCCTCAGCGTTAGCCAACAAGGAGGTAGTTTCGTTCAAGTGTTTCTGCAAGAAGCATCAATAGTAAGAGCTTTTCAATAGGATTTAAAAGACGATAGTGGAACAAAAGGCTAGATAGAAACTCACTTGTGTAGCATCAAGTTTACATGTCAAGTCTGAGCACTGGTGAACCTGGTGATCATATTTACTTCGCAATTCCTCCAGTTGCTGATTTTGACAAACAAATGTCGAAATTAGTCACTCTAGTCTCTACAAGGGGAATGCACAGACACTTGTCAACTAGAAGAGATTTAGCAAGCGCACCTTCAGCTGGTTTTCTAAGGTCACTCCCATTTGTTCAATTTGATCTGCCATAGCCTAAACATTGCAAAGATAAGCAATTGCTCTCACATACAGTGACTTAAGAATGAAGCTTAATAACCCACTAACTCAAGGAAAGTTTCAAGGCAGTAACATACAGTGACTTAAGATATCTGACATACTAAGATAGCAATATTACAGTATCACTAACAGACAGCAAAAACAAGATGAAATATGGGCAAAAACTATGATGCACAACCTTTATAGacagaaaacaagaaaaaatgtgGGCAAAAACAAAGAAGCACTACCTTTCTCTCATTCTCCTCCTGATAGTATCGCTCTTTTGGTATGTACACGCCATTCTTTTCACGTGTAGCATACACCTCTGGAAGAATGAGAGAAACAAAAAATGAACAATTGTGTTACTCCAGTTTCTGCGAGAAAAAAACTAATAACTGCCATAAATCAAATCTCACACCACAAGCGGCTAGAATAAAAAAGTACTTGCCTGCTTTAAGtctttcaatttcaccataCAGATCCTTGATGAGGGTGGATTTCATCATCTTTTGATTCACCTACAGATTTAACCAAGAAAATAAGATAGAGAACTAAATTATTTTGTATCTTAGTTCAAATTTAATTTAACATGATCTGGTTTTCTGAAAATTAGACTCGGATAAGGTGAGATTGAAAGAGATAACGCAGTCATCTGATAGAGATTAAGCGGATAAATGCTGAAACTTTGATTACTAAAACAAACAGGCCTATATCCTTTGATTTACCAAAGTACTTTATGAACATCAGAAATGGTGCCCATTTTTACATATATTAGCTCTGAAATCTTTATGCAAAAAGTCAAAACCCGATAATCCATATCTACTATGTAGTTATTCACCGGCGAATGTGAAACATCTCAACATATGGGTCAGTGAATGTGAAACATCTCAATGTAAGGGCCCAAACAACAATGATATGTTTATTCTGTAGAGGAAGAATGGCAGTCAGAAAGCAAATTAATCAACTTTGGAAACAGATccattccaaaaaaaaaggaatctcATCTGAAAACTACTCCAGAACAGATATGTTAAGTTAAGGCGAGCTACTTGCCTAAAGCTGTTATACTAGAATTCTAAACCAGAAAATGAGGAACGTTCAGCTGCAGATGACAAGAGCAATAGTGATTGATAAAACGACACATAAACGATCTGGCAAGTGGAGTGCAACaagaaaatgtatcattatgACGTGATTTAATCCAGAAGATACGCACGGAGATTCAACATATAAAATAAAGCATTCGTGCGAACAATAGATGGACATTCATATTGCATGTGGATGTCAAACAGTACAAGCGATCAAAGAATTATTGGCTTTTTTAAGATAATTATGAGAGGGAAAATCGTGAGATGATTCATACAAGGTACGTTTTGCTTATTCAAGCATTTTACCTCAGGCTTATTCTTAATATTCTTTGCCCTATGGGCATAGTCCAGCGTACTCAAGGTCTCCTCCAGACAGTGAACAGCAGGTGACACTGTGGCAATAATACAGGTCTTTGTTCTTCCTCCCAGTGAATCACGGAGCAAACGTGTGAGTTTGCTATCCCTAAATTTCATAGTAAGTATCATAAAGAAATGGCTTAGAATATGCAGATCTAAAATAAAAACGAACGATTGGAGATAGTAACTACCTGTAAGGGACATGCCCAAGATGTTCAACAAGAGCACTAATCACTCTCCCTAGTGTAAGTAGACTTTTGTTTATTTCTCCAGCTTCCCTTGCACGCCCCTGACATGTACAAGAGACAGAGAGTTAGTGCACGGATTGAAGAAGGTCAAGCACAACTAGAAGGCAAAACAAAAGGAGGAAAAACAATTTAGACAGCAGTGCCTAAAGTATAAAGAGAGAAGGAACAGAAGAATTATATGTGTTTGaccaaacaagatcaagaaACAACCTTCGCAAAGAGTTTGTAGAAGATAAGTAAACACATTACCTCCCTAGCCCCAGAACGTGAAATATTTTCCGAACCAGCCAAATCAACTAAATTTAGCTTGCCACATTTAATGAGTTCTTCGCCTTCAGGGTTTGCTTCCTTGATGTGTATTGTTATGGAGAAAAGAGAATGTGAACgactgaaaaaagaaaaagattgcTTCTAGCATATTAAATGCAACATAATAATAATGCTGATTTATTCtaaaaacaagcaaaaaaaaCAGTACCTTGATTGCTTATTCAGCAAGGTTTCGGCAGTCCGACGTTTTGCTGATCCCCTTTCAAGCAAAGCGAATATCTCATTGGCACTTGTAacaatttcttcttcaagtcCTCTCACTAAAACTCCACCCTTACCATCTTCCATAAGTGGCAATTGTTTCTTTTGCCTGTCTTCTATAGAAACTTTTGATAAATCATCAGGGGCTAACAAGTCAGTGATCTCTTCATTGTACAACTCCAAGTAAGTTACTTTCACACTATACTCTGCATTTTGACTCTCCAGCATATCAAAAATTTGCTTCACTGCTCTAGGTATAACTCCTGCTCCTGGGGGAAGATCACTGGTATGCCCACTCTGTTACATCAGACAATCACAAGTTAGAAACAAAAATGATTGCATAAGCTTTTACAGTGGGATCGAGGCACAAGGCCTGTTAGTTAGTACCTTAGACCTCTTACATTCACCTTCCATGGTGTAAGTTTTCCCTGTACCAGTTTGACCATAAGCAAAAATAGTACAGTTAAATCCCTCTAAAACTTCATTGACAATGGGGATAATTGCCTGATCATAAAGATCCCTTTGCTGAGAAGATGGGCCAAAAACCTGAACAGAACAGAACATGATAGATGCAATTCTTTTGTCATCagaacatgataaaagcatgaaaataccataacttaaaaaataaaacaaattgtAGCCAAAAATTGACAATGAACATCTCATGGTTCTAATGTTTACAGCAGTTTGGATCAGAAATGCCAACAATAAAGCTATGTGATAAAATGTATCTTAGGAGGTCATTTCCATATTTTAGAACTATGAACCATATCCAGCTTACTAATGATAATGGAAACTCACCCCCAGGAAGGGGGGAGGAGAATTCTCTATCACTGAACATAAAACAAGTGGGATCATATTATTTTTCTAAGTAACCAAGACTAAAAATCACTAATATTTCAGACAAGCAGTAAAGCCAGAACTCCACTCTAAATTAAGGATGATATTAAAACAATGAGATATCAGTAACATTCCCTTTCTTTAACATAAGAAGTGATACACAATATATGGACGCACGAAACTCGGTTTAGTTGATATCCCACCATTAATTACCGTAGTCCATGGTCAGTCTGATTATGAAATAGATGCTCGACCTGAGAGGACAGGTTGTAGTTCTTTTCTTAATTATCAGAAGGtgacaataacaataacatacccagtgtaatcccacaagtggggtttggggattgtaggatgtacgcagaccttacccctacttttgtgaggtagagaggttgtttccgatagaccctcgtaATTATAGAAAGGTGCATAAGATAAATCTAGAAGAAGGAAGTTGATGTCAAAGACTGACATTGGCATGGCAAAAGGAGGTAGAAGTGAGTAACATAGTAGGTGCAGAGACACCCCAGTCCAGCAATTTCTAATCCCTACTCCACTGGAGGAACCTCAACCGGTCAACCCCCAGTTCACTTTAACCAAATCAACTAGGGTCTCAATGCTGACATAAATTAGTCAAAGAAGACCTGGAAGAAGAATCTCATTAGCAATGCATCTGCTAGGAACAACTACTGATTATGCTGAACACAGTTATCTCCTAATATTCTCtgatttcttgttttaatttgaAAGAGCAGACATAAAGATAGAAAAAGGACCCGGGAATGATATATAGGGATCAAGGcatctttttcttttgcctTCTTGACATGCTCAAGCACTTCACTCTTCTTAATGATCAAAGATGCAATTTCATCACTTCTTCAACCGAAAAAAAACAAACATGGAAAACGGATCAGGTTTGATAGTCTCGTGCAAAAATCGCTTTCTTCTTTTAGGTTTAAGTTAAATAGAAGAGAAGTATTTCTTTGCTAACCTAAAAAGGCCACGAAAAATGGATTTTATGTTCGATAGTCTCAACTCTCAACTAGAACGTCTATGGCATAGATTTGTTCTTTCAGGTTTGTGTTcaaatacaaaagaaaaaacaaccCAATACCATAGTTCAGACAGTGGTACTGAGTCGTTGAGCCgtgggtctatcggaaacagcctcttcaccccacaaaggtagggataaggtctgcgtacatcccacactccccagacctcacatgtgggattacactgggtatgttgttgttgttgttgtaccaTAGTTCAAAGAGGGGTAGTAAAAGTAAAGACCTTCAATTCCCAAGTACCAATTGAAAATCAATGTATCAGCAAACCAAAACATACAACAAATTTGATCCCAATTTATGAAGTAGATATAAAAACATAACCATTTTGTAATCAAACAGTAGATGCTAACCATTGTGGTGTTAGTAATTACCTTGTCAAATGTGAAAACCCTATCTATGTGCTTCCCAGCAATGTTCTGTGAAACAGCTACCTCTCTTTGGTACTCATTGCAAGTCACCACTTGTGGTGCATTATTCCTCACTTCATCCTCACTAAACGGCCTGTAATATATTAAACATtaacatcaacaaaaaaaaaaaaaaaaaaaaaaatatgaagaagaaaaaaatcacGAGTTATGTACTGCAAACAattaaacaaaatgaattgGTAAATATGAACAACATAGAAATTTGAGTCTTAAATGATTAACACTAAACATTAATATactctccgtctcaatttatgtgatactatttgatttTCGAcagttaatttgactaaactttgaaattaaactggattagattaactcaatatttttttagattaaaatttatatacttgaaaactacatgaaaagaactacatAAGttacaacttttctcatatcaatttggtgaaaagtTACGTCTTAAAATGTTAGTAAAAGTTTATTCAATTTGAATCTCCGGAAgcaaaaagtatcacataaatttaaattgagacagagagacaaaattaatccattgtCGACTCCAAACAGTTAAGAATTGAGTCTTAAATGATTAATAAACATTGATATAAGTAAttagcaaaattttcatatcaACACcgatagaaaaataaaaactataatAGTAATAAGTACCTGCAACGAAGCAGAACTTGAACATTTACGCTTTTCTCCTTCTCATGGCGATTCCACATTTTAATCGGTTGTTCTCTATGTGTATTTTTTAGAGGCACTGTGTGTTTTTGGTGTTactgtgtgtgtgtgagagagagagattagCCGTTTGTGTTTTAGAGAGATCTGAAAATGGGGAGCGGGATGAAGAtg contains:
- the LOC132049447 gene encoding kinesin-like protein KIN-5C, whose amino-acid sequence is MWNRHEKEKSVNVQVLLRCRPFSEDEVRNNAPQVVTCNEYQREVAVSQNIAGKHIDRVFTFDKVFGPSSQQRDLYDQAIIPIVNEVLEGFNCTIFAYGQTGTGKTYTMEGECKRSKSGHTSDLPPGAGVIPRAVKQIFDMLESQNAEYSVKVTYLELYNEEITDLLAPDDLSKVSIEDRQKKQLPLMEDGKGGVLVRGLEEEIVTSANEIFALLERGSAKRRTAETLLNKQSSRSHSLFSITIHIKEANPEGEELIKCGKLNLVDLAGSENISRSGAREGRAREAGEINKSLLTLGRVISALVEHLGHVPYRDSKLTRLLRDSLGGRTKTCIIATVSPAVHCLEETLSTLDYAHRAKNIKNKPEVNQKMMKSTLIKDLYGEIERLKAEVYATREKNGVYIPKERYYQEENERKAMADQIEQMGVTLENQLKQLEELRSKYDHQVHQCSDLTCKLDATQKHLNETTSLLANAEEELRKSKYTLKERDFIICEQKKAENALAQQACILRAQLEKSLQDSASLFLKIARVDKLSADNRSVANNFQTDLAKKLGFLSNSVATSVCRQNEHLQCVEKFCHNFLESHDKAVVDLKRKIGASRALYVSHLEAMQNVVKLHKAGSTAALEEISALASSNSTNVKEFLDAEGVEANSLFDELQSTLSTHQGEMALFAGELRQRFYDSTEHLTDISQIIQGFFDKLMEESKRLDRHASTVDEIQMKCIAEFEAAFEEQSRAEAERLIADMTTLVSSHRHRQKELVDTRLVNLRETVTGNKTFLDGHVSSMEGITTVAKRKWQDYSAQAGSCTKENADFSAAKHCRMELLMQKCVSTAETAAKKWQSTIESVNDMGNQHVLTMHSAVRNICDSNDQHVTEFDSTKDAAEEDVTRNSEGAIQSFDGLSEKERASISGILDTANTHSETLGVLEHDHTTQCTSIEQKALETFQRRYMDYEPTGSTPIRSEPDVPTKGTIESLRAMPMETLREEFQENNSFESFQVKEVKPSLIPRSPLSQINH